CTTTTTTTATTTTTAAAACTCTAAATTATCTAATTTTAAGCAACCACCGCAACAGGCTCATCTTTATCATATGATGGATCAACACTTTGCGGAACAACTACTAATTCGTAGCCAAATTTATTTTTAAATTCTGCTTTAATTCGAGATAAACGATACTTAGTAAATGAATGCGCAATACCAGGTAAAAATCCTAACGGAGCAAAACGATCTAAGAATTCATAAGCAGCGATCCAAGCTTGTGGATTACTGCAATGCTTCATAGCAAAATCATCTGCCGCATATTCTCTAGTTGCCTGCATATAAATCATAGATACATATGATGCCATAACTACAGCAAGACTACCAACTGCTATTTTATTTCTATTATTCAATGACAAATCAAGAGATGACACAACAGCATCAATTAAATATGGCGCTACAATCATACTAGCCAAAGCAATTTGTGATTTTACAATATCTAAATTATGAAT
This genomic stretch from Candidatus Babeliales bacterium harbors:
- a CDS encoding M48 family metalloprotease; this encodes MKKLLFLCVALFTFSSEKANGCCNNVLNGVGLGGYWELSETYYPKTVKYFDALRVKYPEALKNIPIIIWSGPCADNDTIYFAHKWIEELEKGNKFYKEMTEWILLHEAGHIHNLDIVKSQIALASMIVAPYLIDAVVSSLDLSLNNRNKIAVGSLAVVMASYVSMIYMQATREYAADDFAMKHCSNPQAWIAAYEFLDRFAPLGFLPGIAHSFTKYRLSRIKAEFKNKFGYELVVVPQSVDPSYDKDEPVAVVA